ATAATTTCTGCCAGCTCTCAGAAGGAAAAGTGCAGCATGGATGATCTGGTCACTCAATCAGAACAGGTAACTCTCTTAGAGGTTCTTGATAGAGTATTGAATAAAGGCGTAGTCATATCCGGAGACATCGTCATCTCCGTGGCTGATGTGGATCTTGTCTATTTGGGGTTGAAGGTTCTGCTTAGTTCGGTGGAGACCATGGAACGCCTAAGAGGAGCACCAATTAGAGGGCTCATCCGGAGCCAGCATAACGACCCGCTCGATCAGTCTGAGCCAATGGAATGGCCAGTAGTATGAACATATACATCTACGGCATAATCGACTCCAGCGATGAGTTAGGCGAGTCCATTCATGGATTGGACGGATCTGAAATCTACAATATTCCTTATCGTGATATAGGGGTGGCGGTAAGTGATCTGGATGGGAAGATGCGGGACATTACCCAGGGCAGAGCTGTGGAACATGGGCGTGTTGTGGAGAGGCTAATGACAAACTGTACCGTTTTGCCGGTCAAGTTCTGTACCGTCCTCGCTATCCGAGAAGATGTTCTTTCTATGATGAAGGACAACTACGGTGATTTCAAGCGCGACTTGGAAAGACTTCGCAACAAAGTGGAGTTCGGGGTGAAAGTCATCTGGTCCGGAGAAGCGATAAGAGAGCGTGTGGCCGTTACCCATAGTGGAGGAAATGCCACAGTCAATGGATTAGCTGATTCACCGGCGAAGCGTTTTCTAACGAAAGCATACAGCAGCTACAAGACAGATAGGGAACTCGAGGAGAAAGCGGAAAGATATGTTGCAGCTCTGGATCACTTGCTGAGTCAGGTTGCTGTTGAAAAGAAGCTCG
The genomic region above belongs to Candidatus Zixiibacteriota bacterium and contains:
- a CDS encoding gas vesicle protein; the protein is MDDLVTQSEQVTLLEVLDRVLNKGVVISGDIVISVADVDLVYLGLKVLLSSVETMERLRGAPIRGLIRSQHNDPLDQSEPMEWPVV
- a CDS encoding GvpL/GvpF family gas vesicle protein, with the protein product MASSMNIYIYGIIDSSDELGESIHGLDGSEIYNIPYRDIGVAVSDLDGKMRDITQGRAVEHGRVVERLMTNCTVLPVKFCTVLAIREDVLSMMKDNYGDFKRDLERLRNKVEFGVKVIWSGEAIRERVAVTHSGGNATVNGLADSPAKRFLTKAYSSYKTDRELEEKAERYVAALDHLLSQVAVEKKLERLKTDNLLLNAVYLVDRNRQNDFKEAFENTKRIYGNLKYLFSGPWPPYSFVSLSGRLHPLRHSASEEVLETALQHEPGPQGDLI